The Helianthus annuus cultivar XRQ/B chromosome 16, HanXRQr2.0-SUNRISE, whole genome shotgun sequence genome includes a window with the following:
- the LOC110917441 gene encoding GDSL esterase/lipase At1g29660 — protein sequence MASKYGLLVRVLLIAALMQFRTFVVIGEPQVPCYFLFGDSLVDSGNNNRFVKAEKANYPPYGIDFPQGVTGRFTNGLTTPDIIGQLLGFRDFTPPYATVSNEEIIRGVNYASAGAGIRNETGMNVGERIIFDEQLLNHEAIVSRISALQNNKTFTIEYIQKCIYLVNIGSDDYVNNYLMPNNYPTSNIFTPDQYAAVLIQRYSQQLTTLYNLGARKVVLFGLGPIGCTPAAIAKYGTNGKPCVESLNNLVKLFNDRLKPLVDDLNNGLSDANFTFINFSGIAAPLNAVPNIACCRIAGPEGLCIPNSNPCLVRALTAWYDGFHPSESSNIILAKRSYNALLPTDAYPYDISHLARL from the exons ATGGCTTCTAAGTATGGCCTATTGGTTCGTGTTCTCTTAATTGCAGCTTTGATGCAATTTCGAACGTTTGTTGTCATTGGTGAACCACAAGTCCCATGTTACTTTCTGTTTGGTGACTCTCTAGTCGATAGTGGCAATAACAATAGATTCGTGAAAGCCGAAAAAGCCAATTACCCGCCTTATGGGATCGATTTTCCACAAGGCGTCACTGGTAGATTCACCAATGGTCTTACCACTCCCGACATCATTG GTCAACTTCTAGGTTTTCGTGATTTCACTCCACCGTATGCTACCGTAAGTAACGAAGAGATCATCAGGGGTGTAAACTACGCTAGTGCTGGTGCTGGTATTAGAAATGAAACAGGAATGAACGTG GGTGAACGAATCATATTCGATGAGCAACTACTTAATCATGAAGCAATAGTTTCACGGATTTCAGCCTTGCAAAACAACAAAACATTTACAATTGAATACATACAAAAGTGCATTTACTTGGTAAACATAGGAAGCGACGATTACGTCAACAACTACTTGATGCCCAACAATTACCCAACAAGCAACATATTCACCCCCGATCAGTATGCAGCAGTCCTCATTCAGCGATACTCGCAACAACTAACG ACTTTGTACAACTTGGGAGCTAGGAAAGTTGTTTTGTTCGGTTTGGGTCCGATAGGGTGCACCCCCGCTGCGATAGCAAAGTATGGCACAAACGGGAAACCATGTGTTGAGTCGCTTAATAATTTGGTTAAGCTATTTAATGACAGACTCAAGCCTCTTGTTGATGATCTTAACAATGGTTTATCTGATGCAAACTTCACTTTCATCAATTTTTCGGGGATTGCTGCACCTCTAAATG CTGTGCCAAATATCGCTTGTTGTCGAATAGCTGGGCCGGAAGGACTATGCATTCCAAATTCAAACCCTTGTCTTGTTAGGGCTTTAACAGCTTGGTATGACGGTTTTCATCCTTCAGAAAGTTCAAACATAATCCTCGCAAAAAGATCATACAATGCGCTCTTGCCTACAGATGCGTATCCTTATGATATTAGTCACTTGGCTCGACTTTAA